A window of Phycobacter azelaicus contains these coding sequences:
- a CDS encoding winged helix-turn-helix domain-containing protein produces MVRARLGNRAARRLFLDRHGLLEAPSGPAKGADLLELIRRLGFVQLDSINTVARAHDVILYSRRPSYRPAHLKQLYEGDRALFEHWTHDAAVIPMAFYPHWHLRFQRDADLLRKRWRNWRRDGFEERFNAVLEHIRDHGPVSSSDVGKDEKKGSGGWWDWHPSKTALEYLWRSGALTVVGREGFQKRYDLTERVIEEQLHPAASNCNAEATVDWLCNAALDRLGFATSGEIAAFWDTASAGEAKDWATGQVNSGALEEIEIEQADGGWRRVLSRPGTVQQAAELGPAPGRMRVLSPFDPALRDRKRAERLFGFHYRIEVFTPAPKRKYGYYVFPLMEGERLVGRIDMKADRSADRLNVTAVWPERGVAWSPRRIQRLEAELDRVARFVGVSEVVFADSWLREPL; encoded by the coding sequence TTGGTGCGCGCGCGGCTGGGCAACCGGGCCGCGCGGCGGCTGTTTCTGGATCGTCATGGACTGTTGGAGGCACCGTCAGGTCCTGCAAAAGGCGCGGATCTGTTGGAGCTGATCCGGCGGCTGGGCTTTGTTCAGCTCGACAGCATCAACACTGTGGCGCGTGCCCATGATGTAATCCTCTATTCACGCAGGCCCAGCTATCGACCTGCCCATTTGAAGCAGCTTTATGAAGGCGACCGGGCCCTTTTCGAGCACTGGACGCATGATGCCGCCGTTATCCCCATGGCGTTCTATCCCCATTGGCACCTGCGTTTTCAGCGCGATGCGGACCTTTTGCGAAAACGTTGGCGCAACTGGAGGCGCGACGGGTTTGAAGAGCGGTTCAATGCGGTCCTGGAGCACATCCGCGACCATGGACCGGTAAGCTCTTCTGATGTGGGCAAGGACGAAAAGAAGGGGTCTGGCGGTTGGTGGGACTGGCACCCCTCCAAGACCGCGTTGGAGTACCTCTGGCGGTCGGGCGCACTTACCGTGGTGGGGCGCGAGGGATTTCAGAAACGCTATGATCTGACCGAGCGAGTGATCGAAGAGCAACTGCATCCCGCCGCTTCGAATTGCAATGCAGAAGCTACCGTGGATTGGCTTTGCAATGCGGCGCTGGATCGGCTTGGATTTGCCACCTCGGGCGAGATTGCGGCTTTCTGGGATACCGCCTCGGCGGGGGAGGCGAAGGACTGGGCGACGGGTCAGGTGAACTCGGGCGCCCTGGAAGAGATCGAGATCGAACAAGCAGATGGTGGCTGGCGCAGAGTGCTGTCGCGTCCGGGAACGGTGCAGCAGGCTGCGGAGCTTGGCCCTGCGCCGGGGCGGATGAGGGTGCTGAGCCCGTTTGACCCTGCTTTGCGTGATCGAAAGCGGGCCGAGCGGCTGTTCGGATTTCACTACCGGATTGAAGTCTTCACCCCGGCACCAAAGCGGAAATATGGTTACTACGTCTTTCCCTTGATGGAAGGAGAACGACTGGTTGGCCGTATCGACATGAAGGCGGACCGCAGTGCGGATCGGCTGAATGTCACCGCTGTCTGGCCCGAACGGGGTGTAGCGTGGTCGCCGCGTCGCATCCAGCGGCTTGAGGCGGAACTGGATCGGGTCGCGCGTTTTGTAGGTGTGAGTGAAGTTGTTTTTGCCGATAGTTGGCTGCGTGAGCCGCTATAG
- a CDS encoding LacI family DNA-binding transcriptional regulator, giving the protein MTTDNKRPLTLRDVSEATGVSEMTVSRVLRNRGDVSEKTRTKVLTAAKELGYVPNKIAGALASKRVNLVAVIIPSLSNMVFPEVLTGINKVLENTELQPVVGVTDYQPEKEEKVLYEMLSWRPSGVIIAGLEHTEAARAMLNAAGIPVVEIMDTDGKPVDGMVGISHRRAGREMAKAILKAGYRHIGFMGTKMPLDHRARKRFEGFTEALAKEGVEIEDRAFYSGGSALAKGREMTAEMLERSPELDFLYYSNDMIGAGGLLYLLEQGIDVPGQIGLAGFNGVELLQGLPRKLATMDACRQEIGRKAAEMIAAQLEDPEAEVERHVTLTPTITYGDTLKRR; this is encoded by the coding sequence GTGACAACCGACAACAAGCGCCCGCTTACCCTTCGTGACGTCTCAGAAGCCACAGGTGTGTCCGAAATGACAGTCAGCCGGGTTCTTCGCAATCGTGGGGATGTGTCGGAAAAGACCCGCACCAAGGTCCTGACCGCGGCAAAGGAGCTGGGCTATGTGCCCAACAAGATCGCCGGGGCGCTTGCCTCCAAAAGGGTGAACCTGGTTGCGGTTATCATCCCGTCGCTGTCGAACATGGTATTCCCTGAAGTGCTGACTGGCATCAACAAGGTTCTTGAGAACACAGAGTTGCAGCCGGTTGTCGGTGTCACCGACTATCAGCCGGAAAAAGAGGAAAAGGTTCTTTACGAGATGCTCTCCTGGCGTCCCTCTGGGGTGATCATTGCCGGGCTGGAACATACGGAAGCGGCGCGAGCGATGCTTAATGCTGCAGGGATCCCGGTGGTCGAGATCATGGATACGGACGGCAAACCGGTGGATGGTATGGTCGGTATCTCTCACCGCCGTGCGGGCCGGGAGATGGCCAAGGCGATCTTGAAAGCGGGTTATCGTCACATTGGCTTTATGGGCACCAAGATGCCGCTGGATCACCGTGCGCGCAAACGGTTTGAAGGTTTTACCGAGGCACTGGCCAAGGAAGGTGTCGAGATCGAGGATCGCGCCTTTTATTCCGGCGGCTCGGCGCTCGCCAAGGGTCGCGAGATGACGGCAGAGATGCTGGAGCGTTCCCCGGAACTGGATTTCCTCTACTATTCCAATGACATGATCGGTGCGGGTGGTCTGTTGTACTTGTTGGAACAGGGGATCGACGTGCCGGGTCAGATCGGTCTGGCGGGGTTCAACGGCGTGGAATTGTTGCAGGGTCTGCCGCGCAAGTTGGCCACCATGGATGCCTGCCGTCAGGAAATCGGGCGCAAGGCGGCCGAGATGATTGCGGCCCAGCTTGAAGATCCCGAGGCCGAGGTTGAGCGCCATGTGACCCTCACTCCGACGATCACCTATGGTGATACGCTGAAGCGGCGCTGA
- a CDS encoding heme biosynthesis protein HemY — protein MLWSLLKILVFVAIVALLALGAGILMETAGGVQITVAGTEYTLGALQSVMALTVLVLVVWLFFKLLSLLIATLKFLNGDETALSRYFDKGREAKGYQALSDGMMALASGEGRLALAKASRAARYLDKPELTDLLTAQAAEMAGDTKKAAEAYKRLLGNQNTRFVGVRGIMKQKLSDGDTDTARQLAEKALALRPKHEEVQDTLLQLQARAEDWAGARKTLATKLKTGTLPRDVFKRRDAVLALSASKGVIEEGATVEQQEQAIEANRLSPDLVPAAAMAARAYIAKGKTRNAVRVLKKAWEAQPHPDLAHAFAEVAPEESAAERVKRFGQLSRLKPHDDETRLVMAELNIVAEDFPEARRALGDLAERAPDARALTLMAAIERGEGASDAVVQGWLTRALGAPRGPQWVCDKCNHIHSEWVPVCENCTSFDTLSWRRPETPEIASATGAHMLPLLRSTPVAEREDADEAELVEAEPASSDAEANGASSDTEDGSDSGSHIEDSADNDKPGK, from the coding sequence ATGCTCTGGTCATTGCTGAAAATCCTCGTCTTTGTTGCAATCGTCGCGCTTCTGGCCTTGGGTGCCGGGATCCTGATGGAAACCGCAGGCGGGGTGCAGATCACCGTTGCTGGCACCGAATATACGCTTGGCGCGTTGCAATCGGTGATGGCTCTGACCGTGCTGGTGCTTGTGGTCTGGCTGTTCTTCAAGCTGCTGTCGCTGCTGATTGCCACGCTCAAGTTCCTGAACGGGGATGAAACCGCCCTGTCGCGTTACTTCGACAAGGGGCGCGAGGCGAAGGGGTATCAGGCGCTGTCGGACGGGATGATGGCGCTGGCCTCGGGCGAGGGGCGTCTGGCGCTGGCCAAGGCATCGCGCGCGGCGCGCTACCTCGACAAGCCTGAGCTGACCGATCTTCTGACCGCGCAAGCTGCCGAAATGGCAGGCGACACCAAGAAAGCCGCCGAAGCCTACAAACGCCTTCTGGGCAATCAGAACACGCGCTTTGTCGGGGTGCGTGGTATCATGAAACAGAAACTGTCGGACGGAGATACCGATACGGCCCGCCAACTGGCCGAAAAGGCGCTTGCCCTGCGCCCCAAGCATGAAGAGGTGCAGGATACGCTGTTGCAATTGCAAGCCCGCGCCGAGGATTGGGCGGGTGCTCGCAAGACGCTTGCAACAAAACTCAAGACCGGCACCTTGCCACGTGATGTTTTCAAACGCCGTGATGCGGTGCTGGCGCTCTCTGCCTCGAAAGGCGTGATCGAAGAGGGCGCGACGGTGGAGCAGCAGGAACAGGCCATCGAGGCCAACCGCCTGTCGCCCGATCTGGTGCCCGCCGCTGCCATGGCTGCCCGTGCCTATATCGCCAAGGGTAAAACCCGCAACGCAGTACGCGTTCTGAAGAAGGCCTGGGAGGCGCAGCCGCATCCCGATCTGGCGCACGCTTTTGCTGAGGTTGCCCCGGAAGAAAGTGCTGCGGAGCGCGTGAAACGCTTTGGCCAGCTGTCGCGTCTGAAACCTCACGACGACGAAACACGCCTGGTGATGGCCGAACTCAACATCGTGGCCGAGGATTTTCCAGAGGCGCGCCGCGCCCTGGGTGATCTGGCCGAACGTGCCCCAGATGCGCGGGCGCTGACGTTGATGGCCGCGATCGAGCGGGGTGAGGGTGCGTCTGATGCTGTTGTGCAGGGTTGGTTGACCCGCGCCCTTGGCGCGCCGCGCGGCCCGCAGTGGGTCTGTGACAAATGCAACCATATCCATAGCGAATGGGTGCCGGTCTGCGAGAACTGCACCAGTTTCGACACCCTCAGCTGGCGGCGCCCTGAAACCCCTGAAATTGCGAGCGCGACGGGTGCACACATGCTGCCGCTCTTGCGCAGTACACCAGTTGCAGAGCGCGAGGACGCGGATGAGGCTGAGCTCGTTGAGGCGGAACCTGCTTCGTCAGATGCTGAAGCAAATGGCGCATCTTCTGATACTGAGGATGGATCTGACAGCGGATCACATATTGAGGACAGCGCCGATAACGATAAGCCCGGAAAATAG
- a CDS encoding COG4223 family protein, translating to MADKKTPNDVTDAEIVDATPSEDAKSDAPETVDIAEETQVQASEAEAEAEAEAEAEKSEEATSEADAETKPAEQPEPEKVVERVVEKRGGFGAALLGGAVAAVVGFVLGQGGLLHSVLPSGLQSPTVDVAAIEAEQSALRSDLNALQSEVSDLTLPDLAPLNARLDALDGTLSDLTAASAQGAPQSEALEAQLAAITERLTALEQRPVADAGSPEAIAAVDAQLKMLQDSLAAQRAEVEDMMAEARQMDAASAEAARIASAQTVLARMRSALDSGSGYSALIDELKALDVTAPDALTAPADSGVATLAALRDSFAPAAREALAAAREETKGTGNVMDYIKRHLGARSVAPRDGDDPDAILSRAGAAVDAGKISDALGELEALPETAGAALSEWEAAARARVAAFSAADELSQSLNAK from the coding sequence GTGGCTGATAAGAAAACTCCGAATGATGTAACCGACGCAGAGATCGTCGACGCCACGCCTTCTGAGGATGCCAAATCAGACGCGCCTGAAACGGTTGACATAGCCGAGGAAACCCAGGTTCAGGCTTCCGAAGCCGAAGCCGAAGCCGAAGCCGAAGCCGAAGCCGAAAAATCTGAAGAGGCTACGTCAGAGGCTGACGCAGAGACCAAACCAGCCGAACAGCCAGAACCGGAGAAGGTGGTCGAGCGGGTCGTGGAAAAACGTGGCGGGTTCGGAGCGGCCCTGTTGGGTGGTGCTGTGGCAGCCGTGGTGGGTTTTGTGCTGGGGCAGGGTGGTCTGTTGCACTCTGTTCTGCCTTCCGGTCTGCAGTCTCCGACTGTTGACGTGGCCGCGATCGAGGCAGAGCAATCCGCCCTGCGCTCAGATCTGAACGCGTTGCAATCCGAAGTCTCGGATCTAACGTTGCCGGACCTGGCGCCTTTAAATGCGCGGCTAGACGCGCTTGATGGAACGCTGTCCGACCTGACCGCCGCATCTGCGCAGGGTGCTCCGCAAAGCGAAGCGCTTGAGGCGCAGCTTGCTGCGATCACCGAACGACTGACCGCGCTTGAACAGCGTCCGGTGGCGGATGCCGGATCCCCTGAAGCCATTGCTGCCGTCGATGCTCAGTTGAAGATGCTACAGGACAGCTTGGCCGCGCAGCGGGCCGAGGTCGAAGACATGATGGCCGAAGCGCGCCAGATGGATGCCGCCAGCGCCGAAGCCGCCCGTATCGCCAGCGCCCAGACCGTGCTGGCCCGCATGCGCTCGGCTCTGGACAGCGGCAGTGGGTATTCCGCGTTGATCGATGAACTTAAGGCTCTTGATGTCACCGCGCCCGATGCTTTGACCGCACCCGCGGATTCGGGTGTTGCGACGCTTGCGGCCTTGCGAGACTCATTTGCTCCCGCGGCCCGCGAGGCTCTTGCCGCAGCGCGCGAAGAGACGAAAGGCACCGGCAACGTGATGGACTACATCAAGCGACATCTCGGTGCCCGTTCGGTTGCGCCGCGTGACGGGGACGACCCGGATGCCATTCTGTCCCGTGCGGGCGCAGCGGTGGATGCGGGAAAGATCTCTGACGCGCTGGGAGAGCTTGAGGCCTTGCCCGAAACGGCAGGTGCCGCCCTGTCTGAATGGGAGGCCGCCGCCCGCGCTCGTGTCGCTGCCTTCTCTGCCGCAGATGAACTGTCCCAAAGCCTGAACGCGAAATAA
- a CDS encoding uroporphyrinogen-III synthase, with protein sequence MSDPTSQKAVGLLMTRPLSSAQRFVADLPEQARSSVDVIYAPLMEIRSVPGEVDAADVKALIFSSANGVDAAIGRVTLHLPAYCVGERTTQKALEAGWEARCMGKTADDLVEALKNMSPPVPILHLHGRNTRGEVAERLSAAGLPCRGQTIYDQRLLPLGKAATRAISSHHAVIVPVFSPRTAQHFADICPDASNLHLIALSHAVAKPLKALNCRDLQVCSKPDAIAMAAMVRDAAACLARVEDWPRGQ encoded by the coding sequence GTGAGCGATCCGACAAGCCAAAAGGCCGTGGGCCTGTTGATGACACGACCGTTGTCGTCGGCGCAGCGCTTTGTTGCGGATTTGCCGGAGCAGGCAAGGTCATCGGTCGATGTGATCTACGCACCACTGATGGAAATCCGCTCTGTTCCTGGCGAGGTTGACGCCGCAGATGTTAAGGCTCTGATATTTTCTTCAGCAAACGGAGTGGATGCTGCGATTGGCCGGGTCACGCTGCATCTGCCTGCCTATTGCGTTGGCGAACGCACGACCCAAAAAGCTCTTGAAGCTGGTTGGGAGGCCAGATGCATGGGCAAAACCGCCGATGACTTGGTGGAGGCGCTGAAGAATATGTCGCCGCCCGTCCCGATTTTGCATCTCCACGGGCGCAATACACGCGGAGAAGTGGCCGAGCGTCTATCGGCGGCGGGGCTGCCCTGCCGGGGGCAGACGATTTATGATCAACGTCTCTTGCCGCTTGGCAAAGCTGCAACGCGCGCAATAAGCTCGCATCACGCCGTGATTGTGCCGGTTTTTTCGCCCCGGACAGCGCAGCATTTCGCCGATATATGTCCGGATGCGTCGAATTTGCATTTGATTGCGTTAAGTCATGCTGTGGCGAAGCCCTTGAAAGCCTTGAATTGCAGGGACTTGCAGGTATGTAGCAAGCCGGATGCCATTGCCATGGCCGCGATGGTCCGTGATGCCGCAGCCTGTCTTGCGCGGGTTGAGGACTGGCCGCGTGGGCAGTAG
- the tsaD gene encoding tRNA (adenosine(37)-N6)-threonylcarbamoyltransferase complex transferase subunit TsaD yields MTDSLTILGLESSCDDTAAAVVRQTDGAPVEVLSSVVFGQTELHSAYGGVVPEIAARAHAEKLDICVIEALKEAGLTLKDMDAIAVTAGPGLIGGVMSGVMCAKGISAATGLPLIGVNHLAGHALTPRLTDDIPFPYLMLLVSGGHCQYLIVRGPEEFTRLGGTIDDAPGEAFDKTARLLGLPQPGGPSVQAEAETGDPKRFRFPRPLLDRPDCNLSFSGLKTALMRMRDQIVAEKGGLTRQDRADLCAGFQAAVVDTLAEKTRRALALYMQENPATPTVAVAGGVAANTAIRAALQQVCAEAGAAFTAPPLRLCTDNAAMIAYAGLERYRSGARDGLDLSARPRWPLDQTSPALIGSGKKGAKA; encoded by the coding sequence ATGACTGACAGCCTGACGATCCTTGGCCTAGAAAGCAGCTGCGACGATACCGCGGCCGCGGTGGTGCGCCAAACTGATGGTGCCCCGGTCGAGGTTCTGTCATCCGTCGTATTCGGCCAGACCGAGCTGCACAGCGCCTATGGTGGCGTGGTGCCCGAGATCGCCGCCCGCGCCCACGCAGAAAAGCTGGATATCTGTGTAATCGAGGCGCTGAAGGAGGCTGGCCTGACCCTCAAGGATATGGACGCCATCGCGGTCACCGCTGGCCCCGGTCTGATTGGTGGCGTGATGTCCGGCGTGATGTGCGCAAAGGGGATTTCTGCCGCCACCGGCCTGCCCCTCATTGGCGTGAACCACCTTGCGGGCCATGCGCTGACGCCACGGTTGACCGATGACATTCCCTTTCCCTACCTGATGCTGTTGGTGTCCGGCGGACACTGCCAGTATCTGATCGTGCGTGGACCTGAGGAATTCACCCGCCTTGGCGGCACCATCGACGATGCCCCCGGCGAAGCCTTTGACAAGACTGCGCGCCTTTTGGGTCTTCCGCAGCCCGGCGGCCCTTCGGTTCAGGCCGAGGCGGAAACAGGTGATCCCAAACGCTTCCGCTTTCCGCGCCCGCTTTTGGATCGCCCCGACTGCAACCTGTCCTTTTCAGGCCTCAAAACCGCACTTATGCGGATGCGCGACCAGATCGTCGCGGAGAAAGGCGGGCTGACCCGGCAGGACCGCGCGGATCTTTGCGCCGGTTTTCAGGCAGCCGTGGTTGACACCCTGGCCGAGAAAACCCGCCGCGCCCTCGCACTGTACATGCAAGAGAACCCGGCGACTCCGACCGTTGCCGTTGCCGGTGGTGTCGCCGCCAATACCGCCATTCGCGCCGCCCTGCAGCAGGTCTGCGCCGAGGCAGGCGCCGCCTTTACCGCGCCGCCCCTGCGCCTGTGCACCGATAACGCCGCGATGATCGCCTATGCCGGGCTTGAGCGTTACAGATCCGGCGCCCGCGACGGTCTGGATCTGTCCGCACGTCCTCGCTGGCCTCTGGACCAGACGAGCCCCGCCCTGATCGGCTCGGGCAAGAAAGGGGCCAAGGCATGA
- a CDS encoding NAD(P)H-dependent glycerol-3-phosphate dehydrogenase, with product MSVSVLGAGAFGTALAISLAGNGPVNLWARSKAHADQMAQNGRNEARLPGVDLPENLSVTSDLNEACQSGTILLAVPMQKLRELLLENTNLLGGKTLVACCKGIELSTGLGPVAVIRECLPDAYPALLTGPSFAADIARGLPTALTLACEDPDLGEALQKELTTANLRLYRTTDTVGAELGGALKNVIAIACGAVVGAGLGESARAALMTRGYAEMQRMALACGARAETLAGLSGFGDLTLTCSSDLSRNYQLGLAIGRGDSFDPSITVEGAATARATAEKASGMGLDMPITRTVVALINGDLTIQDATAQLLSRPLKEE from the coding sequence ATGAGCGTTTCCGTCCTGGGCGCCGGTGCGTTTGGCACTGCCCTTGCAATCTCTTTGGCCGGGAACGGGCCAGTCAACCTATGGGCGCGCAGCAAGGCCCATGCGGATCAGATGGCACAGAATGGCCGCAACGAAGCCCGTCTGCCCGGTGTCGATCTTCCAGAAAACCTGAGCGTAACCTCCGATCTGAATGAAGCGTGCCAAAGCGGAACGATCCTGCTGGCCGTGCCAATGCAGAAACTGCGCGAGCTGCTTTTGGAGAACACCAATCTTCTTGGCGGAAAAACCCTTGTGGCCTGCTGCAAGGGAATCGAGCTGAGTACGGGCCTTGGCCCGGTCGCAGTCATTCGCGAGTGCCTGCCCGATGCATATCCCGCGCTTCTAACCGGTCCCAGCTTTGCCGCTGATATCGCACGCGGACTTCCCACAGCGCTGACACTGGCCTGCGAGGACCCCGATTTGGGGGAGGCTTTGCAAAAAGAGCTGACCACCGCGAACCTGAGGCTTTACCGCACCACCGATACCGTCGGCGCAGAACTGGGCGGGGCCTTGAAGAATGTGATCGCCATTGCCTGCGGCGCGGTGGTTGGCGCCGGTCTTGGCGAAAGCGCGCGCGCGGCGCTGATGACCCGCGGGTATGCCGAGATGCAGCGCATGGCGTTGGCCTGCGGTGCCCGCGCAGAAACCCTTGCGGGACTGTCTGGCTTTGGCGATCTGACCCTCACCTGTAGCTCCGATCTGTCGCGCAACTACCAGCTTGGGCTGGCGATTGGCCGAGGCGATTCCTTTGACCCCAGTATCACCGTCGAAGGTGCCGCCACCGCTCGCGCGACAGCAGAAAAGGCCTCAGGAATGGGTCTGGATATGCCGATCACGCGGACAGTTGTGGCTTTGATCAATGGCGACTTGACGATTCAAGATGCAACCGCTCAACTGCTGT